ACTGGCAAAGTCATTGCGGAAGGTGAACCAGATACTAAACTGGCACCTGCTAGCTTAACGAAAATGATGACCAGTTACGTGATTGGCGTCGAAATTGAAGCTGGTAATATCTCGCCGACCGATATGGTTACCATCAGTGAAAAAGCATGGGCGAAAAACTTCCCAGGTTCATCAGTAATGTTCATAGAAGTTGGCAAGCAAGTCAGTGTTGATGACCTAAACCATGGCATCATCATTCAATCAGGTAATGATGCGTGTGTTGCGATGGCTGAGCACATCGCGGGAAGTGAAAGTGCATTTGCTGATCTCATGAATGCACACGCTGAGAAGCTAGGCATGTCAAATACGCATTTCATTAACAGTCACGGTCTAGATACAGACGAACATTACACAACTCCACGTGATATGGCGACGCTAGGTGCCGCGCTTATTCGTGACGTACCTGAAGAGTATGCGCTTTACAAAGAAAAGTCTTTTACCTTCAATGGTATTAAACAGTATAACCGTAACTCACTGCTTTGGGATGCAAGCCTTGACGTTGATGGCATTAAAACAGGTCACACATCAGAGGCTGGTTACAGCCTAGTGACATCAGCAACTAAAGACGACATGCGCTTAATTGCAGTTGTTATGGGTACAGACAGTGAGCGTGCTCGTAAAGTCGAAAGCAAAAAACTACTCAACTATGGCTTCCGTTTCTTCGAAACAATCACACCATATAAAGCGGGCGATAGCTTTGCAGATCAGCGTATTTGGATGGGTAATAAAGAGACGGTTTCTTTAGGTATTCTAGAAGACACACCCATTACTATCCCTCGTGGTCAACGCAAAAATTTAAAAGCTAACTTTGAGTTAGATAAAACTTTAGAAGCGCCATTAGCCAAAGGCACTAAAGTAGGCACACTATTCCTAGAGCTCGATGGCGAAGAAATCTCTCAGTATCCATTAGTTACGCTTGAAGAAATTGAAGAAGGTAGCTTCTTTAGCAAGATCTATGACTATTTACGTTTACAGATCATGTAATAATTGATTTATTAGTCATCAACGCCTCCTGAGTGAGGCGTTTTTTTTTGCCGCAAAAATGATAGAATGCCCGCCATTATTGAGCGTGTGTGAAATAAAAACACACCACACCATTTGCGATGAGGACACCTTCATGGTTCAACCAGTTAAAAATACTAAGTTTGACGAATACTTAGAGTTCCCTTGCCCATTCACGTTTAAGATTATGGGCCTAGCAAATGTAAATCTGACTGATCAGATCCTTGCAAAGCTGCAAACAATTGCACCAGGTGACTATGCGCCAAAAGTAAAACCGAGTAGCAAAGGTACTTACGAGTCGGTGACGCTGGTCGCGACCGTCACTTCAAAAGAGCATATTGAGCAAATCTATACAGAAATTGGCAACATCGAAGACGTACGTTACGTACTGTAAAGGCAAGTCATGACTCAAAGCACCGTGATAGTTCGCCAGTTAGGCTTACAAAGTTACCAGCCTATTTGGCAAAAGATGCAAGACTTCACTGATACCCGAGACGATAACAGTCCCGATGAGATCTGGTTTGTTGAACATGAGCCTGTCTTTACTCAGGGGCAAGCAGGTAAAGCAGAGCATGTTTTAGCACCGGGCGACATTCCTGTTATTCAAGTTGACCGCGGTGGTCAAGTGACTTATCACGGTCCTGGTCAGCAAATGATGTACGTACTGTTTAATCTCCGTCGTCTTAAAATTGGCGTAAGAGAGCTAGTAACTTGGTTAGAAGAATGCATTGTCGATATGCTTAAAGAATACGACATTAATGCTTACGCCAAACCGGATGCACCTGGTGTCTACGTCAACGACAGTAAAATTGCATCTTTGGGCCTGCGCGTTCGCCGAGGCTGTTCGTTTCATGGTCTGGCACTGAATGTAAACATGGATATGAGCCCGTTTATGCGCATAAATCCATGTGGCTATGCCGGTATGAACATGGTGCAAACAAGTGAATTAAATGGCCCGTCGCAACTTGATGAAGTTGCGCAAGGTCTTGTTAAACATATGCTTAAACGTCTTAACGCTGAGCATGTTGAACACAAAGAAGGGTTCGAGAACGAATGAGTAAACCAGTAAAAATGGAGCCAGGGGTAAAGCTTCGCGATGCTGAAAAAATGGCATTGATCCCAGTTAAGGTGATGCCAACTGAACGCGATGAAATGCTAAGAAAACCTGAATGGCTTAAAATCCGTTTACCGAAATCAAGTGAGCGCATTGAGGGCATCAAGCAAGCAATGCGAAACCACGGGTTACACTCAGTGTGTGAAGAGGCATCATGCCCTAACCTCTCTGAGTGCTTTAATCATGGTACAGCGACATTCATGATCTTAGGTGCTATTTGTACTCGTCGTTGTCCTTTCTGTGATGTAGCACATGGTCGCCCGTTAAAACCAGACGCACAAGAGCCTGAAAAACTGGCTTTAACCATTAAAGACATGAAGCTAAAGTATGTGGTTATCACGTCTGTAGACCGTGATGACTTACGTGATGGCGGTGCACAACATTTTGCTGACTGTATCAAAGCGATTCGTAAGCATAATCCTGAAATCACCATTGAGATCTTAGTGCCTGATTTCCGTGGCCGTATGGAAAAAGCATTAGAGATCTTAACTGAAACGCCACCTGACGTATTCAACCATAACTTAGAGACTGCACCTCGTTTGTATAAGCTGGCTCGTCCAGGTGCAGATTATAAGTGGTCTTTAGAACTACTTCGTCGCTTCAAAGAAGCTCACCCGAATGTTAAGACTAAATCTGGCTTAATGGTGGGTCTAGGCGAAGAAATGTCTGAGATTGAAGAAGTGTTACGCGATCTTCGCGAACACAACGTTGACATGCTTACTGTAGGCCAATATTTACAACCATCTAAGCACCACCTGCCGGTAAAACGCTATGTACCGCCTGCAGAGTTTGATGCTTTAAAAGATTACGCTGATGAAATTGGTTTCACACACGCAGCGTGCGGACCGTTTGTACGTTCAAGTTACCATGCCGATCAACAAGCGGCTGGTAAAGAAGTGAAGTAATCATCACTTTTGAAAAAACGCGATGCCGAGTCATCGCGTTTTTTTATGTCTAAATCTCGGTTCAGTGCAGCAGAATGTAAAACATATATTACAAACACGTATCTTGATTTATAACAAAGGAGTTTCAATTTTTTGCTCTGCGTTATATCTTGCCTGCTCTCTCACACTTAACGGGGCATAAATGTGATAAAGAATAAAACCCTTGGCAGTATGCTAATTGTCGCAGGCACAACCATAGGTGCAGGCATGCTAGCCCTGCCAATTGCTTCTGCAGGTATTGGCTTTAGTGCATCTTTAATTCTAATTTTATTAACTTGGCTTTTAATGACCTACACCGCGTTATTAATGCTAGAGCTTCACCAATTCGCCAGTTCAGATGCCACACTTAATACACTCGCAAAGACACTGCTTGGTAAACGTGGGCAATATATCGCCAATTTCGCAATGGTCTTTTTGTTTTACGCGCTATGTGCGGCTTACATAGCAGGTGGAGGTGCGCAATTACAATCAAAAATAAATGCTGCGCTCAATCTCGATGTCGCTCCGCAAGTCGGCTCTATTCTGGTAGCGGTTTTGGTCGCAACCATAGTTACAATGGGTACTTCAACGGTTGATAAACTGAACCGAGTATTATTTGCAATTAAAGTAGTCGTACTAGGCAGCCTATTCTTTGTTCTGACCCCTTATGTCCAAGGCCAACATTTACTAGAGATGCCATTAGAGCAAGGGCTACTTATTTCTGCTATACCTGTTATCTTCACATCATTTGGCTTTCACGGTTCGATCCCATCAATTGTAAAGTACGTCGGTGTTGATATTCGTTCACTCAGAAAGGTCATGATTTTCGGTGCATCTGTCCCTTTAATCATTTATGTTTTCTGGCAACTAATTAGCCAAGGTATGATGAGCCAATCCCAACTTCTACAAGCTGAAGGTCTGCAAGGCTTCATTGGCAACATTTCAAGCCTAGTAAATAGCACACAAGTCAGTACGTCGATCACTATTTTTGCAGACCTAGCTCTAGCAACCTCTTTTCTCGGAGTGAGTCTTGGACTGTTTGATTTCTTTGCAGATGCTTTCAAACAAGGTGACAACAAAATCGCTCGATTAAAAACGGCGTTAATTACCTTTGTCCCTCCACTAGGCTTCGCTCTATTCTATCCTCAAGGATTTATTACAGCATTAGGTTACGCCGCCATTGCACTTGTGGTGTTGGCTATATTTCTACCCGTTGCTATGGTCTGGGTGCAAAGAGCGCAACACTCAAGTGATCAAGGATACCAAGTTAAAGGTGGGCGATTTGGATTAAGCCTTGCAGCTTGCTGTGGCGTTGTCATAATAGTTGCACAAGGCTTGCAAATGTTTGGCGTTATTCCTGCGCTAGGTTAATGGTTAAAAGTTTGAGTTATCATGCAAGCCTGATAACTCAACATCAAGGTAGTTTCATGAAATACCCTTTACTCTTTCTTTCATGCTCTTTTTTAACTGCATGTGGTGGTGGAGGCAGTGAGCCTCTCTCAAAGGACAACACAGCGCCCGCCGTGGATGATAGTGCGCAATGTGGTGGTAACTTCTCGGCGCAAAGACATTTCAATAAGCAAGAAACTAATATTGCTTATTGGCAAATCGAAGGTGATACACTTCAGACAAAACCTCAAGTGACTTACTTTACTAATAGATCAAGTAGCCTTGCAGAAACATCTTATAAAGGAACAACTCCTCTTTGTGAGCTAGTTGCGAATATCTTTGGTGCAGACGTGACTGATACTTGGCAAGGTTCTGACAACAACTCAATCAAAACAGGTCAACAATTCAAATACACACCAGAACTCAGTGTGTCATTTGCTTTACCCGAACTATCTTCTTTGGCTGATTGGCGCGCTAAAGGAAGTCCTGTATCCATGCCCACAAACTTACTTCAAAGCACTTTAACAGTCTGGTATCAAAACTCTGATGAACAAAGGTTTTTGCAAGGTGATTTATCTAACAATCAAAAAATCGTGCCTTTGGAGTGTGACAATAACGATTTTAGAATTTTACTTTCTTTAGATGATGTTGATGAACAGCTGAGTAGCAGTTTAAATCCTGCTTATTGTGAAGAAGTACGTAGTAATAACGTTACAAAAACAGCTTGTTTAAACGCTTCAGTACAACAAGAAAACTTAATTCAAAGCTGCAGATTTGCCATGACAGACATTATTATCCCAAATAGCCAAGGCAGTAAAACATTTGTTAAATTAGCAGCTAAAACCAGTGCAAACTCAGATACGGGTATCAATGTTGAACTCACTGATATCAATATCAACTAACCTAACAATCAGTTGAGAGTTTATTACTTAGCTTGCAACTGATTTACTTGGTTTTTTTAAAACGTATACCACAGGTAAAAAACACAGGATCACAGTAAGGATATTGACCAAAGGCAAAATACTTTTATAAAGGTAAGTAGAGTAGCTCAAGTCTAAATAGTGCCTATCTACTAACCTAAATAACTGCATGATTGGGGCTGGAAGCACAATAAGTTGTGCAAGTATGCTTTGCCACAGATAAACCTTATCTTTCAATGCCCATACAGCTAATATCGCCATAAAAACAATGTCACTAAAGGCCCAATATACGTAGCGGATAACATACAAATCAGCATCAACTTGCTTGATCAAAGGAAAAGAAAAATAGCCAATAACATAAAATGCGGCACACAGTGCCGCATATCGAAGCGCTTTGTCATCTCTTAATAATGCAAACAGAGCAACCGAAATAAATGTCAATAACGTCGCATGATCTCTTATTAATAATAAAAACTGATTAAAATAAGAACTGTTTAAATCGAATGACATATTGTGAAGTTAGTCTTTAAATGATTAATCTAACGACTTCTCTTTTGACTTTGGTGGCTCATCATTGTCATCAGCACCATCACCGTTATTGCCTGGAATGTAAGCATATTTACTTAAAATAGACATGGTATTTCTCCTTGATAGATAATTCATCTTCAAATTAGCTGAATTCGAATCATCTATCAAGAAATACAATCCTAAAGAATGAAAAAATTAGTTACCGCGCAATTCAATAGGATCAGATTCTTTTGCTTTACCTTGTAAAATAGAAATCTCTACTCGGCGATTTCGGCGTCTATCTGTATCATTTTCATTCGGTACTAACGGGCGCGTATCAGCATGACCAACGACAACCATTCTATTTTTATCAAACCCAGATGCTTTAACCATTTCGCTGGCAACTGCAACAGCACGGGTTGCTGATAAATCCCAGTTATTAGAGTAAAGCTCATTGGTAACCTGAAAATCATCAGTATGACCAGAGACCGTTATTTCACCTGGTACATCTTTTAATAATTCTGCAATTTCACGAATAATTGGTTTGAACTTGGGCTGTAAAAATGCACTACCAGAGGGGAATGCGCCATTTTCTTGGATACGAATAATGATTTGCTGTCCAAGAGACTCAAGTTCAATTGCCCCGTCCATGATTTGTTTTTCCATTTGCTGGGCAATTTTCTTAACCAGTTCATTCACCTGCTCTTGATCAGCAGCAGAAATAGCCTGCTCCATAGATTGCTCTTGTGAGGTACTTTGCGATTCACCACCCCGCTTATTACCACGCTGCTCTTGACGCCCCCCCGCAGAGGCCTCATCACCAGCCTGAAACTCTAACATTTGCTGTGTCATCTCTACGGTCTGCTGTTGGATAGTTTCAATGGGTGTAGGTTCAGGTTTACCTGGTGTAAACTCCATTGCAATTACGCTGGTACCTTTAGGAATGTCTTTTACCTCTATTTTGTTTTGTACACCAAATGCAAACTTCATCGAGCCTGCAATTTGTTTAAACTTCAATACGTCCATCTCAGAGAAGGCTAACAGCAAAACGAAAAAGCACATCAAAAGTGACATGAGGTCGGCAAATGTTCCCATCCAAGCGGGTAGCCCGGGAGGAGGACATTTACATTCTTGTTCGTCTGACATACTACTCCTCCTTGTCGCTGCCGCGTTTCGACTCAGGTAGGTAGTTCTTCAAAATACCTTCGATTACTTTCGGGTTTTGACCATCTTGAATACCCAAAATTGCATCCAAGATTAAACGTTGATTTTGTTCTTCTTCATCTTTACGCAACTCAAGTTTCGCCTGAATAGGAATAGCAACTACGTTGGCAAGGAACGCACCATATAACGTTGTAAGGAGTGCTACCGCCATTGCAGGACCAATCGCTTTTGGGTCGTCCATGTTTGATAACATGGCAACTAGACCAATTAGCGTTCCGATCATGCCCATTGCAGGCGCGATGTCTGCCAAGGATTTAAATAAGTTAGCACCTAATTCATGCCGTGACGTGGTGAGTGAAATGTCTTTTAACAAAGTGGCGCGCACAACGTCAGCATCATGACCGTCTACTAACATATCAACGCCCTTACGCATAAATGCATTAGGTATTTCAGCTTCTTCCAAGGCCAAAAAGCCACCTTTACGAGCAGAGTCAGCCAATTCAACTGCTTTTTCAATGAGCTCTTCCGGAGATTCAATCTTGAACATAAAGGCTTTGCCGACGACTTTACCAATGCCTAAGAATTGGCTCATGGTGAAGTTTGAGAGTACGATGAAAATAGAGCCACCGAATACAATGACGGTAGATGGGCCATCACCAAACATGGCCAAGTCACCATTACTACTCATGAACATTGCCATGATGACCAAACCTATTGCACCTACTATTCCGATAACGGTTGCTAAATCCACTATCCCCTCCAGAGAATACTTATCATTACTTTTTTATTCTGACACTCGAAGTCAATTTTTTGAGTGGCAACTACAAATATCATGCTTAATTCGAATATTTGCAAACCTTGTGCCTATGTTACAGTGAAAAGCTTAGCTTTCAGTAAGACTTTTATCGGCAACATCTTGAATATCTTAACTCAATTACGTTGTGAAAATTCGATTAAAGCCCACATTAGGCAAAAAATAAACTGATTCGCAACGATTGCCCGCAACAAGCTTTGACCTGAGTCGCTAATCCCCCTAAAATTGCTACCTTTAAAATAAATTGCTGAGCAAGATGTACTATGGCTGCAAAAAAACCTGAAAATCTAAGTTTTGAAGAGGCAATGACCGAACTAGAAGGCATTGTACAGGCTATGGAGCAAGGTAGTCTGACTTTGGAACAATCCTTAAAGCAATTTGAACGTGGTGTTCAATTAGCCAATGCCTCTAATGAAAAGTTAAGCAGTGCAGAACAAAAAGTCTCAATATTGATGGGTAACGACCCAGAGACACCTGTAACACCAATGCCAAATGAATTAGATTAAGACCTCGCAGTGAATATACTTGAGCATATAAGTACGGCACAAAACCGCTTAGATAGTTATATCAGCAACTACTTTTCTATACCTCTAGATACCGATGATACTGTGAAATCAGCAACTTTTTACAGTATTAATAACGGTGGTAAAAGGTTAAGGCCCTTTTTGGTCTACACGGTAGGCAAGCTATTAGGTGCTAAGGAATCCGATCTAGATGTCGCCGCAGCTGCGATTGAATGCATTCACAGTTATTCTTTAGTCCACGATGATTTGCCAGCTATGGACGATGACGATCTGCGTCGTGGTAAGCCAACCTGTCATATCGCTTATGATGAAGCCCAAGCTATTTTAGCTGGTGATGCACTTCAGACCTTAGCATTTGAGTTTTTGAGTGTTCATGAGTTTTCTGTACCTGCAAAGCAACAAATCAAAATGATTAATGCCCTTGCCGTTGCATCAGGCTTGCAAGGCATGGTGGGCGGCCAAGCACTTGACATTGCAGCTACAGACAAGTCAATTACACTAATAGAGCTTGAGCGTATTCATAGGCTTAAAACTGGCGCACTTTTGAAATGCGCAATTCAGTTAGGCGCCCTGTGTGCTCCGGATGTCGAAGAAAGCATTATTGCCGCCCTTGAAAAATATGGTAGAAACCTTGGCCTCGCTTTTCAGGTACAAGATGATATTTTAGATATCGAAGGCGATACTGCGGTGTTAGGTAAACCACAAGGTTCTGACTTAGATAATCACAAGTCAACTTATCCAGCTTTACTCGGCCTTAATGGTGCAAAACAAAAAGCACATCAATTAGTAGCTGATGCACT
The Pseudoalteromonas phenolica genome window above contains:
- a CDS encoding serine hydrolase, whose translation is MTLLKTKLFTKICGLVCSATIFSASAQILPSAPQINAKGYFLMDYTTGKVIAEGEPDTKLAPASLTKMMTSYVIGVEIEAGNISPTDMVTISEKAWAKNFPGSSVMFIEVGKQVSVDDLNHGIIIQSGNDACVAMAEHIAGSESAFADLMNAHAEKLGMSNTHFINSHGLDTDEHYTTPRDMATLGAALIRDVPEEYALYKEKSFTFNGIKQYNRNSLLWDASLDVDGIKTGHTSEAGYSLVTSATKDDMRLIAVVMGTDSERARKVESKKLLNYGFRFFETITPYKAGDSFADQRIWMGNKETVSLGILEDTPITIPRGQRKNLKANFELDKTLEAPLAKGTKVGTLFLELDGEEISQYPLVTLEEIEEGSFFSKIYDYLRLQIM
- a CDS encoding flagellar motor protein MotB, whose amino-acid sequence is MSDEQECKCPPPGLPAWMGTFADLMSLLMCFFVLLLAFSEMDVLKFKQIAGSMKFAFGVQNKIEVKDIPKGTSVIAMEFTPGKPEPTPIETIQQQTVEMTQQMLEFQAGDEASAGGRQEQRGNKRGGESQSTSQEQSMEQAISAADQEQVNELVKKIAQQMEKQIMDGAIELESLGQQIIIRIQENGAFPSGSAFLQPKFKPIIREIAELLKDVPGEITVSGHTDDFQVTNELYSNNWDLSATRAVAVASEMVKASGFDKNRMVVVGHADTRPLVPNENDTDRRRNRRVEISILQGKAKESDPIELRGN
- the lipB gene encoding lipoyl(octanoyl) transferase LipB codes for the protein MTQSTVIVRQLGLQSYQPIWQKMQDFTDTRDDNSPDEIWFVEHEPVFTQGQAGKAEHVLAPGDIPVIQVDRGGQVTYHGPGQQMMYVLFNLRRLKIGVRELVTWLEECIVDMLKEYDINAYAKPDAPGVYVNDSKIASLGLRVRRGCSFHGLALNVNMDMSPFMRINPCGYAGMNMVQTSELNGPSQLDEVAQGLVKHMLKRLNAEHVEHKEGFENE
- a CDS encoding aromatic amino acid transport family protein, which encodes MIKNKTLGSMLIVAGTTIGAGMLALPIASAGIGFSASLILILLTWLLMTYTALLMLELHQFASSDATLNTLAKTLLGKRGQYIANFAMVFLFYALCAAYIAGGGAQLQSKINAALNLDVAPQVGSILVAVLVATIVTMGTSTVDKLNRVLFAIKVVVLGSLFFVLTPYVQGQHLLEMPLEQGLLISAIPVIFTSFGFHGSIPSIVKYVGVDIRSLRKVMIFGASVPLIIYVFWQLISQGMMSQSQLLQAEGLQGFIGNISSLVNSTQVSTSITIFADLALATSFLGVSLGLFDFFADAFKQGDNKIARLKTALITFVPPLGFALFYPQGFITALGYAAIALVVLAIFLPVAMVWVQRAQHSSDQGYQVKGGRFGLSLAACCGVVIIVAQGLQMFGVIPALG
- the ybeD gene encoding DUF493 family protein YbeD, with amino-acid sequence MVQPVKNTKFDEYLEFPCPFTFKIMGLANVNLTDQILAKLQTIAPGDYAPKVKPSSKGTYESVTLVATVTSKEHIEQIYTEIGNIEDVRYVL
- the lipA gene encoding lipoyl synthase, with product MSKPVKMEPGVKLRDAEKMALIPVKVMPTERDEMLRKPEWLKIRLPKSSERIEGIKQAMRNHGLHSVCEEASCPNLSECFNHGTATFMILGAICTRRCPFCDVAHGRPLKPDAQEPEKLALTIKDMKLKYVVITSVDRDDLRDGGAQHFADCIKAIRKHNPEITIEILVPDFRGRMEKALEILTETPPDVFNHNLETAPRLYKLARPGADYKWSLELLRRFKEAHPNVKTKSGLMVGLGEEMSEIEEVLRDLREHNVDMLTVGQYLQPSKHHLPVKRYVPPAEFDALKDYADEIGFTHAACGPFVRSSYHADQQAAGKEVK
- a CDS encoding exodeoxyribonuclease VII small subunit, yielding MAAKKPENLSFEEAMTELEGIVQAMEQGSLTLEQSLKQFERGVQLANASNEKLSSAEQKVSILMGNDPETPVTPMPNELD
- the ispA gene encoding (2E,6E)-farnesyl diphosphate synthase, translated to MNILEHISTAQNRLDSYISNYFSIPLDTDDTVKSATFYSINNGGKRLRPFLVYTVGKLLGAKESDLDVAAAAIECIHSYSLVHDDLPAMDDDDLRRGKPTCHIAYDEAQAILAGDALQTLAFEFLSVHEFSVPAKQQIKMINALAVASGLQGMVGGQALDIAATDKSITLIELERIHRLKTGALLKCAIQLGALCAPDVEESIIAALEKYGRNLGLAFQVQDDILDIEGDTAVLGKPQGSDLDNHKSTYPALLGLNGAKQKAHQLVADALLALDEIPHNTDVLAELAKYIIERDH
- the pomA gene encoding flagellar motor protein PomA, with the translated sequence MDLATVIGIVGAIGLVIMAMFMSSNGDLAMFGDGPSTVIVFGGSIFIVLSNFTMSQFLGIGKVVGKAFMFKIESPEELIEKAVELADSARKGGFLALEEAEIPNAFMRKGVDMLVDGHDADVVRATLLKDISLTTSRHELGANLFKSLADIAPAMGMIGTLIGLVAMLSNMDDPKAIGPAMAVALLTTLYGAFLANVVAIPIQAKLELRKDEEEQNQRLILDAILGIQDGQNPKVIEGILKNYLPESKRGSDKEE